In the Pirellulales bacterium genome, one interval contains:
- a CDS encoding antitoxin family protein, whose protein sequence is METKYVPAIFEAGKLLPLQPLDLREHERVDLTVVRGAVATEDSEDDYIPYIATEADPSVTLEQVQKALASIPGSLVEDFARERDERF, encoded by the coding sequence ATGGAAACGAAATACGTCCCCGCTATCTTTGAAGCCGGAAAACTGCTCCCCTTGCAGCCTCTCGATTTGCGCGAGCACGAGCGAGTGGATTTGACCGTGGTGCGCGGTGCCGTAGCAACGGAAGATTCCGAAGACGACTATATTCCGTATATCGCCACGGAAGCTGATCCGTCGGTCACGCTAGAGCAGGTGCAGAAGGCACTGGCCTCAATTCCAGGTTCGCTCGTAGAGGATTTTGCACGCGAGCGTGACGAGCGATTCTAA
- a CDS encoding type II toxin-antitoxin system VapC family toxin, translated as MPRYFLDSSALAKAYHAETGTAKVVALLAEAGSEFFISSLSVVEIQSVFSQKVRDGKITDADYTVLKQRFAAETQNKRIIVKNLLRPHQKAAEKLLEKHAKVRRLRTLDAMQLGAAIELAKKIGLDHFVCADKHLVEVARLEGLSVVNPDEP; from the coding sequence ATGCCTCGCTATTTTCTCGACTCCAGCGCGCTGGCCAAAGCGTACCACGCGGAAACCGGAACCGCTAAAGTTGTGGCACTCTTGGCGGAAGCGGGCAGTGAATTTTTCATTTCCTCGCTGTCGGTCGTCGAAATTCAGTCGGTCTTTAGCCAAAAGGTTCGCGATGGGAAAATCACCGACGCGGATTATACCGTCCTCAAGCAACGATTCGCTGCCGAAACCCAAAACAAAAGAATCATCGTAAAGAATCTATTACGGCCGCATCAGAAGGCGGCTGAAAAACTGCTAGAAAAGCACGCCAAGGTTCGGCGGCTGCGAACGCTGGATGCCATGCAGCTTGGAGCGGCCATTGAATTGGCCAAGAAGATTGGGCTCGACCACTTTGTTTGTGCCGACAAACACCTTGTCGAGGTCGCTCGACTGGAAGGCCTGTCGGTTGTGAATCCTGACGAGCCGTGA
- a CDS encoding 3'-5' exonuclease: MEAGNRRLVFFDLECAGLDPKRHPIIQIAAIAVDEALEPIEAFEAKLRFDVQRANKNSLRKNHYHPGIWAKEGREPEEIARTFAEFLRRHATIPMMGATGSSYAVAQLVAHNADFDGSFLQAWYERFGVYLPARRQVLCTLQRAMWFFSEQTRQSPKDFKLATLCHFFAVPFHAASAHEALGDVLATIQLYKSIFRAVSSPLCQAA, translated from the coding sequence ATGGAGGCTGGCAATCGTCGGTTGGTTTTTTTTGACCTGGAGTGCGCGGGATTGGATCCCAAACGGCACCCGATTATTCAGATTGCTGCTATTGCAGTCGACGAAGCCCTTGAACCGATTGAGGCATTCGAAGCGAAGCTGCGCTTTGACGTTCAGCGAGCCAACAAAAACAGCCTGCGAAAAAATCACTATCACCCAGGCATCTGGGCAAAAGAGGGGAGGGAACCGGAGGAGATCGCCCGAACGTTTGCCGAATTCCTGCGGCGCCATGCGACCATTCCGATGATGGGAGCAACCGGGAGCAGCTACGCCGTCGCCCAGCTTGTGGCACACAACGCAGATTTCGATGGAAGTTTCTTGCAAGCCTGGTACGAACGATTCGGCGTGTATTTACCAGCACGCAGGCAAGTGCTTTGCACACTGCAGCGGGCGATGTGGTTTTTTAGCGAACAGACCCGCCAGTCACCGAAAGATTTCAAGCTCGCAACACTTTGCCATTTCTTCGCCGTGCCATTTCACGCAGCAAGCGCTCACGAAGCATTGGGTGATGTTTTAGCGACGATCCAACTTTATAAATCAATTTTCCGCGCGGTTTCGAGCCCGCTATGCCAAGCCGCGTAA
- a CDS encoding metallophosphoesterase, with protein MAVLIHLSDIHFRKHSGSALDIDSDLRNELEIDAKKLVETLGPPTAILVGGDIAYSGKRDEYVVARGWLGKLSSAVGVSFANVWCVPGNHDVDQSVIRNSAVLFDLQNAIRGAAPAGVDAKLLSYFGDEIGRTQLYSSIAEFNAFAEPYGYKLTADRPFSEFDLPLNDGSLLRIYGLNSTIVSNHMDQNVESIVLGRYQLPKRTSEGGVTNLVLCHHPPDWWSDDDALKDDFDVRAHIQLYGHKHRHVLRSVENSVRLVAGAVHPERVETGWRPRYNWLTVSVTGNGSQRTLDVKVYPRVWSETEPRFTADFNSCGGAEFKEYSLKLESWEPPKSTASGESATQPTSCAEETTMQQPIRLTNPLRVLTFRLFELPYLTRLSVAQKLSLIRNEDAGLRDYDIFKNVLKRASDEGKLADLWDAVQVEAKDSRFGDNPFRALSKEGT; from the coding sequence GTGGCCGTTTTGATCCATTTATCCGACATCCATTTCCGCAAACACAGCGGCTCGGCTCTCGATATCGACAGCGATCTTCGCAATGAGCTTGAGATCGACGCCAAGAAACTGGTCGAAACTCTAGGCCCACCGACTGCAATCCTGGTTGGCGGCGACATTGCTTATAGCGGAAAACGAGACGAATATGTCGTCGCGAGGGGCTGGCTTGGTAAGTTGAGTTCGGCGGTCGGCGTTTCGTTTGCCAATGTCTGGTGTGTACCTGGCAACCACGACGTTGATCAGTCAGTCATAAGAAATAGTGCGGTGCTTTTCGATCTTCAAAACGCTATCCGCGGAGCGGCACCGGCGGGCGTTGACGCGAAACTTTTAAGTTACTTCGGCGATGAAATTGGCCGGACCCAACTCTATAGCTCAATTGCGGAATTCAATGCCTTTGCTGAACCATACGGCTACAAACTGACAGCTGACCGTCCCTTCAGTGAATTTGATCTTCCGCTGAACGATGGCTCGTTGTTGCGAATCTACGGTTTGAATTCGACGATTGTATCGAATCATATGGATCAGAACGTGGAATCGATCGTTTTGGGCCGTTATCAGCTGCCGAAACGCACATCTGAAGGCGGAGTTACAAATCTAGTCCTTTGTCATCATCCGCCGGACTGGTGGAGCGATGACGATGCACTTAAGGACGATTTTGATGTGCGTGCACACATTCAACTGTATGGGCATAAGCACCGGCACGTGCTTCGGTCGGTAGAAAACTCGGTGCGGTTGGTTGCCGGTGCGGTCCATCCTGAACGTGTCGAGACTGGATGGCGGCCCCGATATAATTGGCTAACTGTCTCAGTGACAGGGAATGGAAGTCAAAGGACGCTCGACGTGAAGGTGTATCCGAGAGTTTGGAGCGAAACTGAACCGCGCTTTACCGCTGACTTCAACAGCTGCGGGGGTGCAGAATTCAAAGAGTACTCGCTTAAGCTAGAATCATGGGAGCCGCCAAAATCCACCGCCTCTGGAGAATCAGCCACGCAGCCGACGTCATGTGCAGAGGAAACCACAATGCAACAGCCAATACGACTGACAAACCCGTTGCGGGTATTGACGTTTCGTCTGTTCGAACTTCCATACCTAACCAGATTAAGTGTCGCACAAAAACTTAGCCTAATTCGCAATGAGGATGCAGGACTACGCGATTACGACATATTCAAGAATGTATTAAAGCGCGCCTCGGACGAAGGAAAGCTGGCTGATTTGTGGGACGCAGTGCAAGTCGAAGCTAAAGATAGCCGTTTTGGCGACAATCCGTTTCGGGCATTAAGTAAGGAGGGAACGTGA
- a CDS encoding GTPase-associated system all-helical protein GASH, with protein MKDYFAEWYEIANLQPSPETLERRWQGVEKAAGALDSDDINQIGRCYHSITNDVGGPTVLIDALREADSTFVPLNHLQELAVLSGAVLHEALGDKNTDIANLAALVTVVPTVQGLRTSSVVPRLVDIAEQYLADRSRALRSAPLPQLKGSVVNKELVEAVSKAFNENAAPSATEPFGKIIATQNTIMKAQAASIGILADAYELLREESDMLWWLTGMHSRIATIPFSELKLGPSILLIGRELADLTRVIPGPLAMGAFAKRMLAQCFGSESSKDIQLATSINGLSRDIRDSWAKDAAKNDELPMCPIFNAVINSVSVAKDSEWLPLFKKSQHLEAKLKIAPDLLCRQVYLETLLLRTGGDTDGRE; from the coding sequence GTGAAAGACTATTTCGCAGAATGGTATGAAATCGCCAATTTGCAACCGAGCCCCGAAACGCTCGAACGCCGCTGGCAGGGCGTAGAAAAGGCCGCTGGCGCTCTCGATTCGGACGATATTAATCAAATCGGCCGATGTTACCACTCTATTACGAATGACGTGGGCGGTCCGACAGTCCTTATTGATGCGCTGCGCGAAGCGGATAGCACTTTCGTGCCGTTAAACCACTTGCAGGAACTCGCCGTCTTGTCCGGAGCGGTTTTACACGAGGCTCTCGGTGACAAGAATACCGACATCGCAAATCTAGCTGCGCTTGTCACAGTTGTTCCAACCGTACAAGGCTTGAGAACCAGTTCGGTCGTTCCACGTTTGGTAGATATTGCCGAACAGTATCTTGCGGACCGCTCGCGCGCGCTTCGATCAGCACCACTACCTCAGCTTAAAGGTAGTGTGGTTAATAAAGAACTCGTAGAGGCCGTCTCGAAGGCGTTTAATGAAAACGCGGCGCCAAGCGCAACTGAACCATTCGGGAAGATTATCGCTACTCAGAATACAATTATGAAGGCTCAGGCGGCGAGCATTGGAATTCTTGCCGACGCATACGAGTTGCTTCGTGAAGAGTCTGACATGTTGTGGTGGCTCACCGGCATGCATAGCCGCATCGCGACAATTCCATTCAGTGAATTAAAGCTAGGCCCATCCATACTTCTAATCGGCCGTGAACTTGCAGATTTGACACGTGTCATCCCGGGGCCGCTTGCGATGGGAGCCTTCGCCAAACGAATGCTTGCGCAATGTTTTGGATCTGAGAGTTCAAAAGACATTCAACTTGCCACTTCAATCAATGGTTTATCGCGAGACATTCGCGATTCGTGGGCAAAGGACGCTGCGAAGAACGACGAACTGCCGATGTGCCCGATCTTTAATGCTGTAATTAATTCTGTTTCTGTTGCAAAGGATTCAGAATGGCTTCCGCTATTCAAGAAGTCTCAACACCTGGAAGCAAAACTCAAGATTGCACCTGACCTATTGTGCCGCCAGGTCTATTTAGAGACGCTGCTGCTGCGTACTGGAGGTGATACCGATGGAAGAGAGTAA